A window from Balearica regulorum gibbericeps isolate bBalReg1 chromosome 1, bBalReg1.pri, whole genome shotgun sequence encodes these proteins:
- the FZD4 gene encoding frizzled-4, with the protein MAGGGGGAAGRARLLAVLLAGLLGGARGFGDEEERRCDAIRIAMCQNLGYNVTKMPNLVGHELQADAELQLTTFTPLIQYGCSSQLQFFLCSVYVPMCTEKINIPIGPCGGMCLSVKRRCEPVLKEFGFAWPDSLNCSKFPPQNDHNHMCMEGPGDEEVPLHSKTSLQPGEECHSMGSNSDQYIWVKRSLNCVLKCGYDAGLYSRSAKEFTDIWMAVWASLCFISTAFTVLTFLIDSSRFSYPERPIIFLSMCYNIYSIAYIVRLTVGRERISCDFEEAAEPVLIQEGLKNTGCAIIFLLMYFFGMASSIWWVILTLTWFLAAGLKWGHEAIEMHSSYFHIAAWAIPAVKTIVILIMRLVDADELTGLCYVGNQNLDALTGFVVAPLFTYLVIGTLFIAAGLVALFKIRSNLQKDGTKTDKLERLMVKIGVFSVLYTVPATCVIACYFYEISNWAIFRYSADDSNMAVEMLKIFMSLLVGITSGMWIWSAKTLHTWQKCSNRLVNSGKVKREKRADGWVKPGKGNETVV; encoded by the exons atggcggggggcggcgggggggcggccggTCGCGCCCGGCTGCTGGCCGTGCTGCTGGCGGGGCTGCTCGGCGGGGCGCGGGGTTTCGGCGACGAGGAGGAGCGGCGCTGCGACGCCATCCGCATCGCCATGTGCCAGAACCTGGGCTACAATGTCACCAAGATGCCCAACCTGGTGGGACACGAGCTGCAGGCGGACGCGGAGCTGCAGCTCACCACCTTCACCCCCCTCATCCAGTACGgctgctccagccagctccag TTCTTCCTTTGTTCGGTCTATGTCCCGATGTGCACGGAGAAGATTAACATCCCCATAGGTCCCTGCGGTGGCATGTGCCTCTCTGTCAAAAGGAGATGTGAACCCGTTTTAAAAGAATTTGGCTTTGCCTGGCCAGACAGCCTAAACTGCAGCAAATTCCCACCCCAGAACGATCACAACCACATGTGCATGGAGGGTCCAGGGGATGAAGAGGTTCCCCTTCACAGCAAGACCTCcttgcagcctggagaagagtgCCACAGCATGGGATCTAACTCGGATCAGTACATCTGGGTGAAGAGAAGCTTGAACTGTGTCCTGAAGTGTGGCTACGACGCCGGTCTCTACAGCAGGTCAGCTAAGGAATTCACGGATATCTGGATGGCTGTGTGGGCCAGTCTTTGCTTCATCTCAACTGCCTTTACAGTCCTGACCTTCCTGATTGATTCATCCAGATTTTCCTACCCGGAGCGCCCAATCATATTTTTGAGCATGTGCTACAATATTTATAGCATTGCTTATATTGTGAGGCTAACTGTGGGCCGGGAAAGGATATCCTGTGATTTTGAAGAGGCAGCAGAACCTGTTCTTATCCAAGAAGGTCTTAAGAACACAGGATGTGCTATAATTTTCTTGCTGATGTATTTTTTCGGGATGGCTAGCTCCATCTGGTGGGTTATTCTCACATTGACATGGTTTCTGGCTGCAGGACTCAAGTGGGGCCATGAAGCTATAGAAATGCACAGTTCTTATTTCCATATTGCAGCCTGGGCTATCCCCGCAGTGAAGACCATCGTTATTTTGATTATGAGACTAGTAGACGCAGATGAGCTCACCGGTCTGTGCTACGTTGGGAACCAGAACCTAGATGCTCTGACGGGCTTTGTCGTCGCTCCGCTTTTTACCTACCTGGTCATTGGGACTTTATTCATTGCAGCGGGACTCGTGGCCTTATTTAAAATCAGGTCTAATCTTCAAAAAGATGGAACTAAAACTGACAAACTGGAAAGGCTGATGGTCAAAATCGGCGTCTTCTCAGTGCTGTACACCGTCCCAGCAACGTGTGTCATCGCCTGTTATTTCTACGAAATCTCCAACTGGGCCATTTTCCGCTATTCGGCAGATGATTCCAATATGGCAGTGGAGATGCTCAAAATCTTCATGTCCCTCCTGGTGGGTATTACGTCAGGTATGTGGATCTGGTCAGCCAAAACTCTGCACACATGGCAGAAGTGCTCCAACAGACTGGTGAACTCAGGGAAAGTGAAACGGGAGAAGAGAGCAGATGGTTGGGTGAAACCTGGGAAAGGGAACGAGACCGTGGTATGA